The following DNA comes from Pseudanabaena yagii GIHE-NHR1.
AATGATACCTATGAGGATTGCTTGGGACAAGCAGCTTTAGATCTCATTGGTGTTGAATTATGGAATGTCAAATTAGCGGAGGCGATCGCCTCACTCTATAAGTTATTTAATTTCGACAAAATATATCTTGGTGGTGGAAATTCTCGTTTAGTTTCTGTAGATTTGCCGCTAAATTTATCGAACAAAGTAGCGATCGTTTCTAACGATTTGGGATTGATCGGCGGGCTTGCATTGTGGCGCTTTAGCGACGCATGATTACTTAACGGAGAAGCAACCTCAGCGATTAAATCGCATCAGGATCAACGCCGATCGACCTTAAATAATTTGCTAATTTTTCTTTTTGTTGCCGCTCTTGATCGGCGATCGTCCGTTGTTGATCAGCGATCGCCTCAGCTTGTGCTGCGCGTTCATCACCAGTTAACAACAAATTCCCCGACTCATCCCACCAGCGCAACCAAGATACACCATTCTCTAATTTCAGCCCAAGTTCCACGCCCATCGGCGCGATCGCAAAATGTCCGCGATCATTGGGCTGTACTTTGATATAGCGTCCATCAACTAAGTGATAGACTTCAAGACTGTCTCGCCATGTATCAAAAATGGCATAAAAAGGAATGCGAATTGCCTGCTCATAAACCCAGAATTTTCCTGCTTTGTCGGTTTCACTGGGCGGCGTTGTGTCTCTTTCTTCATCCCCATTACCAGATACAAATTCAATTGCAATTAAGGGTGCAACAAACTCTTTCCACAAAACATAGGAACGCCGATATTCACCATCAAGCAGTGGCGATACATTAGGAACATAAAACCAGTCGGGGGCTTCAGCTCCTTTTTCGGGTGGTTCTATTAGTCGCCAGTAAATGCCACTGTCTTGACCAATGCAGTAACGTCCATCGGGATGTAATTTTTCTAGGACTGGAGTGATGGAGCTAGTTAAAACAATACTTTGTGGGTGTTCCTGAAAATTTTTCACAAAGGTTCCGTCTGATTCTGGCAGTTGCTTATGATCGGGAATATTGATGGGTGTGGAGGCAATATTGGGTGGTGGTGAGGCGGTAGTTTTAATGGGTGTTTGTGTGGTTTGCATAGTAACTCTGGGAGATACATTAGCGCGATTCTAACATGAATTTTTAGGCGAGGACGATCGCCGTAAAGGCTCTAGCCCCAGCCAAATATGCTACTAACATCTAAAACAAAATTGAGTAAAAAGCCTTTGCGCTGCTCAGGAGTAAGAGATTCCCATTTTGCTAAAGAAATCCATGCCGCATCAGGTGAGCGATCGCTACCCTTCGGCAAACTAAAACCAGTCGATGAATCAAAGGTTTTACCTTGTTTACATGAGTGATTCCATATATACAGTTCACCGTTGAGGTCAGAGTTAAAACTACCAGTTTCACCACCCGTCGGGGACATAACGACCAATTCTCCTTTAGCTGTACGCTCTAGTTTCATTTCAGGATTTGCCGCACAAAGCTTGATAAACTCTTCGCGAGTCAGCGTAATTACTGGGCTGAGATCGAGGGTTTGAAAGTTCATGATGTTTAATCCCATAAAATGGTTCAAGCAAAAAACTTCCTGATTAACTAATGGGATCAGGAAGTTTTTTTAACTTACTCAGCGACTAGGCGAGAAACAGAGAGGGTATCTGACATTTTTTTGATTTGATTGCAAACACGATCGAATTGGTGGCGATCGCTAATATCAATACTTAGATCAATAATTGCAGCTTTACCTTTTTTGGTCTGGACATTTGCCCTTCGCACATTAATCTTGTTGTCAGAAAGACGAGTCAAAATATCGCGCAATACACCTACACGATCTATGGTTTCCACACGAATATCAATCGGATAGGTGACAACTTGATCATTCTCTTTGCGCTGATTCCATGCCACATGTAAGAGTCGATCGCTAGGAATATTTGCCAAATTATTGCAATCATTGCGGTGAATCGTGATGCCACGATTGCTACCGAGGGCAACCACACCCGTAATTGCTTCACCAGGGAGAGGCGCACAACAACCAGCGATCGAATACACCATTCCTTCCAATCCCAAAATTGGCGACTTAGAGTTATAGTTTTGGGCAGGTTCATGACGGGCTTCAAATTTTTGCGGATTGAAATAGCGATCGCTATGTTGATGTTCCCTTAATTTATTGACAACCGCATTGATAGAAGTTTCACCATAGCCAATGCCAGCCAGCAGATCATCAACGGTGTGATAGTTGCAGCGCTCGGCAAGTTTGAGCATCTGATCCGATTTGAGCAATGCATCTAAGCCATTCTTGCCCAACTCTCTTTCCAACGCACTGCGACCGAGAGCAAGATTTTCCTCACGGCGCGATCGCTTAAACCATTGCCGAATTCTAGATTTCGCGGAATTAGTAGCAACAAAGTTAATCCAGTCAGTACTGGGGTGGGCATTGTTTTGAGTGAGAATCGTGACAATATCACCATGCTTAAGGGGACGATGCAGAGGAACCATCACGCTATTTACCAAAGCTCCTGAGCAATGATTGCCAACTTCAGTATGTACACGATAGGCAAAATCTACAGGAGTTGCGCCCCTTGGCAAACAATACACATCGCCCTTGGGACTAAAGACATAAACCTC
Coding sequences within:
- a CDS encoding Uma2 family endonuclease; the encoded protein is MQTTQTPIKTTASPPPNIASTPINIPDHKQLPESDGTFVKNFQEHPQSIVLTSSITPVLEKLHPDGRYCIGQDSGIYWRLIEPPEKGAEAPDWFYVPNVSPLLDGEYRRSYVLWKEFVAPLIAIEFVSGNGDEERDTTPPSETDKAGKFWVYEQAIRIPFYAIFDTWRDSLEVYHLVDGRYIKVQPNDRGHFAIAPMGVELGLKLENGVSWLRWWDESGNLLLTGDERAAQAEAIADQQRTIADQERQQKEKLANYLRSIGVDPDAI
- a CDS encoding Uma2 family endonuclease; the encoded protein is MNFQTLDLSPVITLTREEFIKLCAANPEMKLERTAKGELVVMSPTGGETGSFNSDLNGELYIWNHSCKQGKTFDSSTGFSLPKGSDRSPDAAWISLAKWESLTPEQRKGFLLNFVLDVSSIFGWG